The genomic DNA GCATGAGAAAAACATAAGCTTACCTAAACTAGAAACCCAAGAATACATGTAGCATGTAAggttatcatgaataaaaatacatACATGTTAGAGGTTATAATTAAAGGAACCAAGACCCAAGAGTTTAGGTGAACATAGTAGGGAGTGAGAAAATCATATGTACGCTACACAAACTCCGAAGTTATCACCTAACCTACCATGGTATCCAGCAAATACATGAATTTAAGAGATCTAATTAAAGCATATCATAGCATAGAATATACTAAATTAGATTTCCGAATGCTAGCATGTCacctaagagaaaaaaaatatatatatcatgcTAGGACATAAGAAAAAGCACAAGCACAATTAAACTCAAATCCGAAAGCTCAATCACATCTAGAATCCGAAACCTTCATAGGACATAAGGTTATCTTGATTAGAAAATGAGTAGAAAACATAAACACCAGCAAATTACATTCCTCAAAAGAAAAATCCTTTTCCTAATCTCGTATGTACATATCAACAACAGTTTCATAAatctattataataattattcatTGGCCATAATAATCAATGAAAGAGAGAGATGGTATTGACATGCAAAATTGAGTGTTAGatcatactttaaaaattaaattaaatttcaagtgGTTTAATCATGAATAACGCATGAGCTTCCTTTCCCATATGCATGATACATATAGGTCATGATATGTAGTGGCTTGGCAGCATATCAATGTTGCAGAATCATAATAGAGAAAATATACAATATGATTTCATCTTCCTAAAAAAATAATCGAAAACTTATAAGTCTTAAAATCCATTAGAAGCATAAACAATTGTCTAATTTcaaaaaaagagatgaagaaggaatAAACCATGGCATCAACTTCCTAAAATCGAAAAGAACATAGAAATCTGTAGAATCCCAAAATCCTCCATTCATACAACCTTTAAAAGCTTtgaggaaaaaaaaacttaaactaaagCATCACGCCTAAATTTATGGTACCCAAAATTCACAAGActataaaaactaaactaaaacacTAACACGGTTGAGAACATGCCTTATGTACTTAGCCACCCACTCCTTGTCTTCCTTGAAAATCCTAGTACTGGTGGAGAACAAGAGGGAGAGAAGATCTTACTAGGGTCAGTGGAAATAAGATGGTAGGGAGAAGTTCTAGGTGAGAGTTTAAATATAAGAGAGGCTTAGAACTTGGTataggtttttaaatttttttataaattttataaatgctaagtcatatatatatatataatttttatataatattttactAAGTCTAGATAGAAATCTATATCCATGATTATTTAATtccatatatattttatataaagtatAATACTATAATTGGTTACTAATTGCGCGTTCAACATCTATTAATCCTATAATTTCcttatttaattctatttattcTTTGTAATTTATATTATACCTTATATATTATGTaacatattattttatattttacataatatttctTTGTTGCACGTTCttacaatttatatatatatatatatatatataatttagattatatgttctatatgttggttgctactcggaaaacctagaggttccactatacaaaaattttgtacaaatgtctgaatcttttcctagctaccatgtgttcttttaaattaaattttggatcgcctgcggaacttaacacgtttgatccaaaacttaatctatttgttcttttaggtttagacttgaatctcctgtggaacttaacacgttcgatccaaatcaccttaagttattaattccattaaatattaatttccataattggttcccagtactgacgtggcgaggcgcatggccttcttggatatgggagcaaccaccaccgactagacaaaaccttttatggaaagctaatatttaatttcctaaaataactttaggttaaccgaaaggaacaataaaatcacaaggaaaaataaaacaaaagaacacaacatcgaaaaacatattcgaaatactagaattgtaagcctcttgtatttgatattatttccaaaaataactagtatgatgcggaaagaaaaattactagttataccttttagaaagacctcttgatcttctaccgtattcctcttctaacctcggacgttgtgtgggcaacgatcttccgagatgagaaaccaccaatgaaccttcttctcctcctagctaggttcggccaacacaagagagcttcaccaaggaaaagaaaacaccaaccaagctccaagggatgcaagctttctctccttcttcttcttcttcttcttcttctccaagtagtatccggccaccacaagagctccaagcaagagggatatttcggccaccacaaagaggaagagagggagaggatgttggccTACCACACCAAGGATTaagagaggaaggaaaaataatagaggttgtacccatgaaggcaccccaccccttcttttatattccttaaccttggtaaattaggaaatttaattacaataaaatttccttaatttccttgacatgatttaattgagaaaaataaaataaaatttctcaattaaactcttaatggccggccacatcatagagaggaaaattagacaagtttcaatcaacaaattaaaacttcctaatttgtttccggaaattttaaaaataaaatttctcttcaaaaatccctttatggttgataaaaagaaatttctataattttaatttttcaacatgtgaataatttaaagagaaaataaaatatctttccaatctacaaataaggaaagagatctaatctctttctttaatcttttgtagatcctattaagagagatattttaattttaattctctttaataaattatatcttccacataacaaaaattaaaattaaaattctttttaatttaattatggtcggcccctctagcttgggttcaagctagggcccgccaccctaaaccatgcttaggccgaccctagcttgattccaagctagcttggtcgtccccctttaggtgggtatagaaggtgtgtataggtgggtatagtactctataaataagaggttacgatagggaccgagaggaggaattgattttggtctcccgataaaattaagcatcccgtgttcgccccgaacacacaacttaattttatcaataataattcattccactagagaactattattgaactaccgcactaatcccaaattacatttttgggctcattcttattatgagtgtgttagtctccctgtgtttaagatatcgaatgtccactaattaagtgagttactgacaactcatttaattaatatcttagtccaagagtagtaccactcaaccttatcatcatgtcggactaagtccacctgcagggtttaacatgacaatccttatgagctcctcttggggacattatcaacctagtatctctaggacacagtttccttctataatcaacaacacacactataagtgatatcatttcccaacttatcgggtttattgattcatcgaactaaatctcacccattgataaattaaagaactaaacatcaaatatatgtgcttgttattatattaggattaaaagtacacacttccataataactgaggtctttgtttctttataaagccagtataaacgaaacgacctcaaatggtcctactcaatacagtgtactagtgtaattatatagttaagataaactaatacctaattacactacgaccttctaatggtttgttcctttccatttggtcgtgagctactgtttataatttataaggtactgataacattatctcctgcatgtgacaccacatactatgttatctgcaatataaattaattgaacaactacaaacaaatgtagataatatgaccaaatgtgattctttattcaaaacaaatgtttacaaaaacttaggctttcagtatacactccaacactatattatacataatatttcttaaattacatattttatattatacataatattaaCACGTTCTTaccatttttttaaaacttaatatcaAGTTTAAATAGAAACATATTTACATGATTATAAAATTTTCATATCTTTCTACATATAAAAATTCGTGAcacataaaattttctaagtaatttattttatttctataaaaCTTAATATCAAGTTTAAATAGAAACATATTTCCATAGttataaaattttcatatataatttacttatttaattctatatactatatatatatatatatacatatatttttgtCATTGCATTAAATTTCATAATCTAATAAatccccttaattaaataaatctggattctaattaaattacaatttaatccaataactcaCCTTAATTAAATAAGTGGTTTTGAACACTACAAAGCTAATCTAGAATTTGAGCGTATAAATGTTGGAATTATAATTTCTGAGTTAATGTAAAGCTtatggaccaaggttgtatttatacctTTGGTCGGGGTGTCCCGAAGGGGTTTCGGGCGCCttggggggggataaaattttatcccccaacattcagatcgtgattgacgcgatctggtcaaaaagtcaactccgggcaccctgaggggttccgggcgccccggggaaaagccaacctcgttgactttttccaacccgggtcttctgctccgactccgttcgcctcagaccgagtcttccgctcgcttgggtgatctttgtcatccggaatagggctcacccaaacccaacttccagtcttctcgaccaggcttccgctccggcttctcatccctcgaatcaccgctgcttccttctcgtccgccaacgtactcatccgtagtcttcgtccctcagccgcaccccatgccgaccttctcgctagctgcgtcttttgctcctcgagcagtcttccgctctggcgtctcatccctcagaaccaccgcacgcttccttttcgtccgccggtgtactcttctgcagcgcctcatctctcggatgcaccgcgtgtcatccttctcgttagatgcgtcttccgctcgactacctgtgctcctaagctcttacacacttagacacaaggttaaaaacacacgggacctaacttaacttgttgatcacaccaaaataaccttgtgtTCCAACAATGAGGTCCAGTAATCTCTTTAGAATATAATTTTGCTACTCGATCTAAAGAATCAGTCCTACGAATCGATAGCTAAGGAGCCAATTCGTCAActcaacaatgattacccaaatcgcatcatatcctctccatgttCTGAGTAATCCCGCAACAAAATACATCATATCATactcccaactccactctagtatcTGAATCAACGAATGCAATCCTACTAATCTCTGATActctagacatcaagctacaaaatccacgatgtctttcttcatgtcattccaccaaaTAGAATGCTCCAAACTCTATACATCGGGTGTCACctgaatgtatcgcaaatccagatcaatgtgtttcctgcagtaactcctcccggataagaagtgactcagaaACACACATAAATCTCCCAcgaaaataaagaatctcattctcattacacgagaattctaactactggcaTAAGTCTACTCCGTTCATGCTATATCGGCACTGCACCAAACTCTAGGTACAATACATTTGTGTAGaatacaaatccgtctacactagaaagtaaaaCTAAGATGGGTGCAGTTATCAGCTAGGGGCTTGTACCCCTTTGGTAGCTTCTCCTCGAGTACTCTTAGAGAGAAGGGCACTTGCTCCTCAGGCTCCCCCGGGCTCCTCCCTGAGGACTATAACCTTCCTTTTCTTTGAGTCCCTGGGCAGAGAGCTTTCCGTCATGGAAGCCTgcggttgctctttcttattataacagTCTGGACCCTTGTGGTAATAGTCCGGGTCAGGTTCCCAATAGAAGGCTTGGGGGAAATCCTCGGGCTATTTTCTCTTAGATCCTCTATCCGAGACGTGAGTAGGGTCCTTGGAAATTACAGACATCTTGTATGGTCGCGAAGCAGTTGTCTATTTTTCGGAAGTCGTCCGCCTCTTGGCTTTCTTGAACAGTTCGTATTCTCCCGCCGTCATGGTGACGTTGATTCTTCCGGtttcctccatcttcacgctccatAACAGGTGAaagaagttcccacagacgacgtcaaattCATCATGTctagaatctgagtcagacgaaggtcggATGAGCTGTTACTAGTGTTGATGGAGAGGCGACCAAGACGTAGGCAGCGCACAGACAATAGGAAAAGGACCCCCCCTCTTCGTGCGGTGAAAGGACGGTGATGACGAAAACCAATGATACTTTTGtactgcacacactcagacaagcaccccAAACGTTAGAGGCCAGacaccagggaaaaagtcctcggcttaggccctccgatgctcaagtcaggtactttttccccaaaagaatagtgtacgaaggagaaagaaaagcagaaaacaagtgcgaatgtgcgaaAGAGCGTACTtactcaagggagaggacctccctttttatataacCGTGCGTACCTTTGGAGACTGAccaatgtcagagaatgtcgtgTGTCAGGAcctgtcgggtgatggaggacacaTGGCACCCTCCCATGGATCGGAAGATGGTTCCATTCGCAAATAACCGCTGACCCTTGGAATATTCCCTAACATACATCAGTTATTCTCTAACAGGCGGTTACCATTCCCTGACCTTATTATCGTGTAACACCTTCGTCCCGCTTGGGTATGATTAGGGCAGCTTGGGATGATCGAGAGTTGGCCTACTGAGAGAACCAGACCTGGATATAACCGAGTCGTGAAAAACTCGACCAATCAAATCCAGGTCAAGCATCACCCAGATTGTGAACCATGATTCATATATGGATCTTGATATGTAAGCACCCGACCTGACATTATAAGTTTGACGACATCGGGCGGTCCTACCCCTTCTTTCCCTATCTGCCGACCGCCACGCCCACCGACCGCTGACTATCACGTCTCCTTGACTGCTGATTGTCACGTCCCCTTAATTCTCTGACTGTTACGTATCCTTGACTCCCAACGACTAGGCTctaccattatgcaccgtatTAAATACCCTACATATTTCCTTCCATTAAATCATAATTACATATTATTAAAGATTGTGAAATCGTGGAAATTATTTATCCTttgtataaaattaatttattcccAAAATTATGTAGATCATCCCTAAATCCAACGATTAGGCTTTATCATTATGTACCGTATTAAATACCCTACATATATCCTTCCATTAAATcgtaattaaatattattaaagatTGTAAAATCATGGAAATTATTTATCCTTCGTATAAAATTAATTTCTTCCCAAAATTATGCAGATCATTCCTAAATCTAATGACTAGGCTCTATCATTATGCATTGTATTAAATATCCTACATATTTTCTTCCATTAAATcgtaattaaatattattaaagattgtgaaaattgaaaattatttatccttcgtataaaatttatttctttcCAAAATTATACAGATAACCCCTATAAATTTGCACGATCTGCTCCTAATTTGAGACATAAAAAAAACAAATCGATTAATTAGTGATTAATCAAAGACGACGATGAGGCCTACTGATCTGCTCGTGCTCGCTGCCGTCCTTCTCATCCTCTCGCCCGCTGCGCACGCTACGGTGGAGTCCACCTGTAAGGCCGTCTCCGATTATGACTTCTGCGTGAAGACGTTGCAATCGGATCCCGCCAGCGCCACCGCCGACCTTCGTGGCCAGGCCGTCATCGCCACCAACCTGTCCTCCGACAAGGCGGTGGAGGTCTTCGCTAAGATCCAGACGCTGCTGAAGAGCTCGCAGGGCAAGGAAGAGAGGATGTGCCTATCGATCTGCAGCGAGCTGTACGAAGTCCTGATCCTTGACCTCAACAAGGCGAGGAGCGCCATCAAAGAGAGCCGCAAGGGCGACGGCATGAGCGCCCTCAGCGCCTGCTTTGATGCGCCGAGCAACTGTGAGAGTGCGTTCGCAGAATTAAGTTTTACGTTGTCGATGCCGTCGCCGCTGAAGGCCGATGACAAGGATCAAGAGCAGCTCTGCAGCCTCACCTTGGAACTTGCTCATTTGTTTTTTAACTAATGTTATGTTTACTTGGGAGACGGAATTATGGAAAGATTTCGATGGAAAACTTTCTTCACTGTACTCCGTAATCAAAAATGAAATGTTAGCATGAAattgttttcctttccttttcttttgtttacCAAATAAACAAATGGATTTAGAAATTCATTCATatagttatttttttatatataatttttggtCCATCTAATTAATctgacaaaaattaattttaggtcTTGAGTTTATTCTAATTTGATCGATAAATTTACTTTagattgattaaaaaatttaaaatttatgcaACTTAAATAAAAAACATATCTATTTGTTCCTCAACAatgttaaatataaatatttttaagttagcatgctcgtgtgtgtatatatatatataaaataagtttttatttattataactTTGTTATAACCTCGAGTTAAATGAATTATGAAATATAAGGTATATTGTTAGTTGGAGTTTGTATGAAAGGAAATATGTAGGTATTGATTAATAGAGTTGTCAGATGGGTTAACTCATAGTAGCGCAGGTCGGTCCGTGGTGAGTCAATTATTTGGCGAGGTGGTTTGATCCGTCATCTTGGCGGATTAGAAAATTCCCAATCCGACTCAATCCAAGACGGATTGCGGGTTAGGCGGCTCAACCAGTGAAcccatcaaaaattaaaaaaaaaaatacctactGTAGgagatgattttaaaaaaatgtctATTGCAAGCTCATCTCAATAATCTCTCCATTAATTTAGTCTCAACGATTATAATCACTTAATTTGAGTGATGGACtgttaagatttaaaatatttttttattgaaagTTTTATCCATTGTCCAAGTCTTTAGGTGTTAGTCATTTTAATTTGTCCGAGTCTTTTGATTCTTATCTATTGATCCTACTTTATAGGAGATAGAGTTTGAAAAGTCCCCATGTAAAGCCTATTTATAGGAGGGTGGTCCAGGGGATGTGTCACTCGCATTTGAGGTCGGATCATGATTGCGATCTGGCCGTAAATGGTTGTGATCCCTTCCTGGATTCACCATTCCCACCAGGTTATAATTTTTATTCAGAGCGGGCAGTCGGAGGCCGCCTGGAGGACACCCTCGCTCGGCACCTAGTAACCTGGTCACTTATCCACCACTGGAGGCCTTCGGGCGACCTCCGACCACCCGCTGTAAACAAAAATTATAATCTGATGAGGACGGTGAACCCAGAAGGATCACATCATTTGCGGTCAGATCGCGATCGCGATCCAGCCGCAAATACGAGTGGCACATCCCATGGATCACAAAAAAGTGATCCAGGAGATCTGTGCTCTATTTATAGGCTCAATTTCTTCATCAACAAGCAATGTATTTCCATTCCAATACATCTCTTTTGCTTTTCCGTGCCAATacatctctttttcttcttcctggcCATTGtatcagtggtatcagagccacaaagAAGCAGCAGCTTTCATCTTGTAGCAGTAAGACTCAATGGTGTATGACAATAATTTTGTGCAACCTGCGATTCCACATTTTGATGGTCACCATGACCATTGAAGTATGCTGATGGAGAATTTTCTAAGATCAAAAGAGTATTGACCAATCGTTGAATATAGAATTAAAACACCAGCAACAGATGCAGCCCATGAGTGATCATTTCTTtttagcatgcttagagagtccTCTTCTTTTTTAGCATCTGACTTccttgacttgttaggacttcatCCTAAAAAGTGGTCGATCCTGATCGAGCTACTTAGATTTTCATCAATTGTGCTTATAATACCACCTGCATACTTGACACACGTGTGGAATAACAAGAATCTCATAACTAAAACTTAGCTTAGACATCAAAATTACATGTTATTTACGCTTAGGGGCATGATTACACCAACATGTTGAAATTTTCTTCACCTCTCTTTCCCCCTTGTGATTACTTGTATCACTTCTCACCTCTATACTTAGGGAGAACTATACTCATAGCTACAAGCTAATTTTTAAGGTTGCCATTCTTTCTTGTAGACTAGTGTAGCAAAGAAGTTAGTTAACATCCAGTGAATTTGCGAAACTGTTGAGATAAATTATCTTCCAAGTTTATCAAATGTATCTTTTTGGACTGAGTGGTACCGTCATATTAGCAGCCCCGCCCCCACATCATTAAGAGGGAGTTCAACAAGAATCTAAATTGGCAAGTGCATAGGTGAAATCTCTTGTCGAGTTTCGACCCCCAACCACTATAGTTATCATCGCACACACTTACCAACTAGGGGCTTATCTTGTTTGACTACTCTTGCATGTGGCAAGGCCATTGCTACTTTCCTAATTTATTATGTCTATATCTTTGCATTGAgtttattgttttctctcccaACTCATCATTTGTTTTGTCtattgtagtgatgcttcatgatcccgtccggaagctgagtcggatgaagacgggccttgttgtgctaaaagttgacggagagtcgttgaGATGCTGAATCAGCGAGGTACCCCCTGGACAGGCTCACACGGGCTGTTCTACGGAGAGAAATGATCAGGATGGTGACGCTATTGATcagcacacactcagacgagttcaccggtcgttagagaccagaaaccagggaaaaagtccccgggtcaggccctctgatgctcaagttaggtactttttctccagaaatcacagagaaagcacgaaaagtaaaagactggtaagaaatgacgagtgagcgtccctccgtaagggacaaagcatccctttttatactgcaactgagGCTTCTGGAACTTGAtgaatgtcagggaatgtcagaTGTCAGGCTCTGTCTGGCGGTGGTCAACACGTGGCTTTCTCTTATAAGCTGGCGGAGGAACCAAGGGGAGTATGAGCCTCCCaccgttagaatattccctgacatgtgatgattgttctctgacaggtggttacgattccttgcaggCCTATTTGTCATGTAGTGTCTGGCCTCCTGACCCACCTTCGTCTGCATCATCCGAAGCATGTACATCCCGACGACCTGGTGATTCCTGACCCGCATCTACTTATTGTTATCCAAGGCATATATGTTCCTAACTGCACGCTGAGTCTAATTCCCGAtccgcatctgcttattgctatccaagtcATGTATGTTCGGACCTGCATGCTGGGTCtaattcccgacccgcatctgcttattgctatccagggcatgtacgttccgacctgcacgctgggtctaatTCCCGACCCACATTTGCTTATTGCTATCCCAGacatgtacgttccgacctgcacgctgggtttgATTCTCGACCTGCATCTGTCCGCTATTATCCATGGTTTGAACGTCCCGACCAGCGTCTAATTCCtgacccgcatctgcttattgctatccagggTATGAATCATCCTGACCTACACGCTGGGTCGGCTCcccgacctgcatctgtccgcTATTATCCATGGTTTGAACGTCCCGACCAGCGTCTAATTCCTGACCCGCATCTGCATATTGCTATCCAGGGTATGAATCATCCCGACCTACACGCTGGGTCGGCTccctgacctgcatctgtccgCTATTATCCATAGtttgaacgtcccgacctgcacactgGGTCTGCTCCCCAACCTGCATCGCCTCATCGAAAGTCTTATTCGGTATATCCATCCCATCAATAAGCGGGCCCCCTAGTCGCATCCAACCCCTGGTTATACCTGACCCATGGGTCCGATCCTCAATTGAATTTGGCCCTGTGGGTCGGGTCCGTTTTTAATTCCCTTTGAGATCAGATCCGGCCCAACTCGTAAATACCGTCCTTTGACCAGTTCATCAACTGAAGTTTTGACTTTAGCCACGTGGGCCGGAATCTTGATCTCCTTGTAATTCTGATTCCTGACCTCCACGATGGCATGACTTTTGACCAGCCACGGaggctagacttttgacctccaggcGGGTTTAACTTTTGACTAGCCACgggggctagacttctgacctccatgcTGGTGTGACTTTTGACCCTTCTGTGGCTTTGACTCCGCGTCATATCATCTCACAGACCCCACactcatgcaccgtatcacaagtctccccctcaagtctagtcgaaggaggctctagtccgactgactagaccccagtGTTCTGAATACCAGATCTGGTTCTTGACTCCTTTGCCAACCTATTTGGCGTTCAGCAGACTTGTGCAACAACCGGGCACCCCTCATGCTCACACTGACTCTTCGACTTCCAAGTCTGGTCCGTCTTAACTGCTACACTGGTTTCCAAGCGTCTTCTCCGGTTCCGAGGGAGTCTCTTCACCTTCCTCTTCTATATAAAAGATTTGGGGCACTTTACTCTTCCTATCCACATTTTCTCTTTATACCTACTCCTTAACTTGTTCATGGAATCCCCCCAAGTTGTCTGCTCTGCGTCGCCGGCTGGCTCTTACCGAGAAGGCTTTACATGACATGACCTTGAGCCGGGATCTACAGACCTCTCTTTACAGGGAACTGGAAGAGCTATGGCGAGCGGCCAAATGCAGGACCCGGGCAGAAATGGCCTGAAGATGAAAGCGTAAGCAGACTTTCACGCTCAACTCCATCATATCCTCTACCTGAAGCTGAAGCACGAGGATGAGGTGACTTCTTTGAAGGAGGAGAATCGACTACAAAACGCCACCATTGATCAACTGCGGGCCACCCTTGACCGTGTCTAGATAGAGCTGGCTCAAGCGAGAACTCGTTTAGAGAGGGGACATCAAATGTCTGGGTCTGGTAGCAATTGAGGCTGCTGTTATATGCTCCTTTTTTGAATGAAATGCAACATATTTTCTGTTTTGTCTGTTTTCGAATGTATTCCTTTGTTCTCGTATCTTTGTGTCTTTATCGTTATGAAACACCTGCATTCTTTTAATATTTCCAACAAAGATAACAAAAAC from Zingiber officinale cultivar Zhangliang chromosome 4A, Zo_v1.1, whole genome shotgun sequence includes the following:
- the LOC121972871 gene encoding putative invertase inhibitor is translated as MRPTDLLVLAAVLLILSPAAHATVESTCKAVSDYDFCVKTLQSDPASATADLRGQAVIATNLSSDKAVEVFAKIQTLLKSSQGKEERMCLSICSELYEVLILDLNKARSAIKESRKGDGMSALSACFDAPSNCESAFAELSFTLSMPSPLKADDKDQEQLCSLTLELAHLFFN